A DNA window from Sphingopyxis macrogoltabida contains the following coding sequences:
- a CDS encoding DUF58 domain-containing protein, whose product MIYPTRRAIYLLLLGAPLALALGLVRPELWLVAPGWIAVILACLLLDTIAGASPRRLALDTRFPHQVGVGDPFDLSVTAGGVAVPRRAELALALDDRLAAGGRLAGTLRAVETGDGRPQTLAQTLSLAATRRGQALVEALWIRWAGPLGLVWKQRRFAVDRPISVVPSLRAVTEEGSRLFQRNSWFGLRQQRFRGEGTEFEALAEYQPGMDRRAIDWNATARHVKLLAKEYRVERDNRVVLAIDGGRTMAEPVGGMPRVDRAVSAALLLAYVGLKLNDRISLFSFAAKPHTLTPAYMHTQDFPALQRAASLIDYAHVESNFTLALTTLSAQLNRRSLIILFTEFTDATSADLMIRAAGRLVQKHRLLFVVIKDEEVEGEEKRRPESGADVTRSNVAAAMLRDRQLVIARLQRLGADVIEVPADAMGASAVDAYLGIKRAGSL is encoded by the coding sequence GTGATCTACCCCACCCGCCGCGCCATCTATTTGCTGCTGCTCGGCGCCCCGCTCGCGCTGGCGCTCGGGCTGGTCCGGCCCGAACTGTGGCTGGTCGCGCCCGGGTGGATCGCGGTAATTCTCGCCTGCCTGCTTCTCGACACGATTGCCGGGGCCAGCCCGCGCCGCCTCGCGCTCGACACCCGCTTTCCGCATCAGGTCGGCGTCGGCGACCCGTTCGACCTGTCGGTCACCGCCGGCGGGGTCGCGGTGCCACGGCGCGCCGAACTCGCGCTCGCGCTCGACGACCGGCTCGCCGCCGGCGGACGCCTCGCCGGCACGCTGCGCGCGGTCGAAACCGGCGACGGCAGACCGCAAACGCTCGCCCAGACGCTGTCGCTCGCCGCGACGCGGCGCGGACAGGCGCTGGTCGAGGCGCTGTGGATCCGCTGGGCGGGACCGCTCGGGCTCGTCTGGAAACAGCGCCGCTTTGCCGTCGACCGGCCGATCAGCGTCGTCCCCAGCCTGCGCGCGGTGACCGAGGAAGGCAGCCGGCTGTTCCAGCGCAACAGCTGGTTCGGCCTTCGCCAGCAGCGCTTCCGCGGCGAAGGCACCGAGTTCGAGGCGCTCGCCGAATATCAGCCGGGGATGGACCGGCGCGCGATCGACTGGAACGCCACGGCGCGCCACGTCAAACTGCTCGCCAAGGAATATCGCGTCGAACGCGACAATCGCGTCGTCCTCGCCATCGACGGCGGCCGGACGATGGCCGAGCCGGTCGGCGGCATGCCGCGCGTCGACCGCGCGGTGTCGGCAGCGCTGCTCCTCGCCTATGTCGGGCTCAAACTCAACGACCGGATCAGCCTCTTTTCCTTTGCGGCCAAGCCGCACACGCTGACCCCCGCCTATATGCACACGCAGGATTTTCCGGCGCTGCAACGCGCCGCGAGCCTGATCGACTATGCCCATGTCGAAAGCAATTTCACCCTCGCGCTCACGACGCTCAGCGCCCAGCTCAACCGCCGCTCGCTGATCATCCTGTTCACCGAATTCACCGACGCGACAAGCGCCGACCTGATGATCCGCGCCGCCGGCCGGCTGGTGCAGAAGCACCGCCTGCTGTTCGTCGTGATCAAGGACGAAGAGGTCGAGGGCGAGGAAAAGCGGCGCCCCGAAAGCGGCGCCGACGTCACGCGATCGAACGTCGCGGCGGCGATGCTGCGCGACCGGCAACTCGTCATCGCGCGGCTCCAGCGGCTCGGCGCCGACGTGATCGAGGTTCCGGCCGACGCGATGGGCGCGAGCGCGGTCGACGCCTATCTCGGCATCAAACGGGCCGGCAGCCTGTGA
- a CDS encoding DUF4129 domain-containing protein: protein MISLWIAQASAAAESAGPVDGQGWLIDPELVDPGYGQTVAGGEIQTGFPPPPPQPETPEWLKSLFNAIGDFFQWSAPAVKPILWVGAALLLLFILYHFVPAFAEWVDRLRFGRRRAAAEENQVGQAEAGAARALLAEADALAAEGRFAEAIHLLLYRSVEDIEGRRPGLVRPAMTSRELAEAHDLPGVARDAFSRIARAVEISLFGGRSIDAGAWDQCRSAYAELTVPRNWART from the coding sequence ATGATATCCTTGTGGATCGCCCAGGCTTCGGCCGCCGCCGAGTCCGCCGGACCTGTAGACGGTCAGGGATGGCTGATCGATCCCGAACTCGTCGACCCCGGCTATGGCCAGACCGTCGCGGGCGGCGAAATCCAGACGGGCTTTCCGCCCCCGCCGCCGCAGCCCGAAACACCCGAATGGCTGAAATCGCTATTTAACGCGATCGGCGACTTCTTCCAGTGGAGCGCGCCGGCAGTGAAGCCCATATTGTGGGTCGGCGCCGCGCTGCTTCTGCTGTTCATCCTCTATCATTTCGTTCCGGCCTTCGCCGAATGGGTCGACCGGCTGCGTTTCGGGCGGCGGCGCGCCGCGGCCGAGGAGAATCAGGTCGGACAGGCCGAAGCCGGCGCCGCCCGCGCGCTGCTCGCCGAGGCCGACGCACTCGCCGCCGAGGGCCGCTTCGCCGAAGCGATCCATCTGCTGCTCTATCGCAGCGTCGAGGATATCGAGGGGCGCCGCCCGGGGCTTGTCCGCCCGGCGATGACCTCGCGCGAGCTCGCCGAGGCGCACGACCTGCCCGGCGTCGCCCGCGACGCGTTCAGCCGCATCGCACGCGCGGTCGAGATCAGCCTGTTCGGCGGGCGATCGATCGACGCGGGGGCGTGGGACCAGTGCCGCAGCGCCTATGCCGAACTGACCGTACCGCGTAACTGGGCGCGGACATGA
- a CDS encoding DUF4350 domain-containing protein, whose protein sequence is MSGAATSDHGFNPRLIAGVVAIGVIAFIALWALIALGPQLSSGNNGGGHALAKGAPGYAGIVDLLERAGAEVELRRTVESQSYEEYHPLLILTPTHRSRPEEISELIDAQSGGKVLIILPKWEVMTVPGQAAKPGWVGAGIPVTPSARLLPEALFGKVTVAAAPGKAAVVPADLANRVFSVTLPANVQTVKGEQLDVLIAGPDGGAVLARSREHDRYILADPDLINNLAFASRDKARGAAMLIDAIGEDADANALAFDVTLNGLGGGRSLLRFAFVPPFIGITLCLIAAGLLALWQAWARFGPALKPARAIPVSKAALIANSADLIKQARRELDGADAFVKSQRGAIARRLHAPSGLDDGGTDAWIDKHLPAGSDLFSALARRLPLARNTHEFLADAQALHDIRKDLLRDSQ, encoded by the coding sequence ATGAGCGGCGCCGCCACCAGCGACCATGGGTTCAACCCGCGCCTGATCGCGGGGGTCGTCGCGATCGGCGTCATCGCCTTCATCGCGCTCTGGGCGCTGATCGCGCTCGGCCCGCAATTGTCGAGCGGCAACAACGGCGGCGGCCATGCGCTGGCGAAGGGCGCGCCGGGCTATGCGGGGATCGTCGACCTGCTCGAACGCGCCGGTGCCGAGGTCGAACTGCGCCGCACGGTCGAAAGCCAAAGCTATGAAGAATATCACCCGCTGCTCATCCTGACCCCGACGCATCGCAGCCGGCCCGAAGAGATTAGCGAGCTGATCGACGCGCAAAGCGGCGGCAAAGTCCTGATCATACTGCCGAAATGGGAGGTGATGACCGTCCCCGGACAGGCGGCCAAACCCGGCTGGGTCGGCGCAGGCATCCCCGTGACCCCGTCCGCGCGGCTGCTCCCCGAAGCGCTGTTCGGCAAGGTGACGGTCGCCGCGGCGCCGGGCAAGGCCGCGGTGGTGCCGGCCGACCTCGCGAACCGCGTATTTTCGGTGACGCTGCCCGCCAATGTGCAGACGGTGAAGGGGGAGCAGCTCGACGTGCTGATCGCGGGGCCCGACGGCGGCGCGGTGCTGGCGCGGTCGCGCGAGCACGACCGCTATATCCTCGCCGACCCCGACCTCATCAACAATCTCGCCTTTGCCTCGCGCGACAAGGCGCGGGGCGCGGCGATGCTGATCGACGCGATCGGCGAGGATGCCGATGCGAACGCGCTCGCCTTCGACGTCACGCTGAACGGACTCGGCGGCGGGCGCTCGCTGCTCCGTTTCGCCTTCGTCCCGCCGTTTATCGGCATCACCCTGTGCCTGATCGCGGCGGGGCTGCTCGCGCTGTGGCAGGCCTGGGCGCGTTTCGGCCCGGCGCTGAAGCCCGCCCGCGCGATTCCGGTCTCGAAAGCGGCGCTGATCGCCAACAGCGCCGATCTGATCAAGCAGGCACGGCGCGAACTCGACGGGGCCGACGCTTTTGTAAAAAGCCAGCGCGGTGCCATCGCGCGCCGGCTCCACGCGCCGTCGGGGCTCGACGACGGCGGGACCGACGCGTGGATCGACAAGCATCTGCCGGCCGGCAGCGACCTCTTCTCCGCGCTCGCCCGGCGGCTGCCGCTGGCGCGCAACACCCACGAATTTCTGGCAGACGCGCAGGCGCTGCACGACATCAGGAAGGATTTACTCCGTGACAGCCAATAA
- a CDS encoding AAA family ATPase encodes MAEGIAGVQALGAAIEGEVAKVVFGQAPLTRMVTIALLAGGHVLLEGPPGTAKTLLAQAFARATGLDFGRIQFTPDLMPGDILGSNLFNFQTSSFTLTKGPIFTELLLADEINRTPPKTQAALLEAMQERRVTINGEPHMMSPRFTVLATQNPIEQQGVYPLPEAQLDRFLFKLVVDYPDAAEERRIVADHGGRFKSPAVADFGVTKVADAKAIGAAIDTIATVRLADEIVDYIVRLVRATRESADLECGASPRAATLLARAACAAAALDGRDYVIPDDIQRLAAGVLRHRVILSAAAEIEGRNVEQVVAALLEREEVPR; translated from the coding sequence ATCGCCGAAGGGATCGCGGGCGTGCAGGCGCTCGGCGCCGCGATCGAGGGCGAAGTCGCCAAGGTCGTGTTCGGGCAGGCGCCGCTGACCCGGATGGTGACGATCGCACTGCTCGCGGGCGGCCATGTCCTGCTCGAAGGCCCGCCGGGCACCGCCAAGACGCTGCTGGCGCAAGCCTTCGCGCGCGCCACGGGGCTCGATTTCGGGCGCATCCAGTTCACCCCCGACCTGATGCCGGGCGACATATTGGGATCGAACCTGTTCAACTTCCAGACGTCGAGCTTCACCCTCACCAAGGGGCCGATCTTCACCGAGTTGCTGCTCGCCGACGAAATCAACCGCACCCCGCCGAAGACCCAGGCCGCGCTACTCGAAGCGATGCAGGAACGCCGCGTCACGATCAACGGCGAACCCCATATGATGAGCCCGCGCTTCACCGTGCTGGCGACGCAGAACCCGATCGAACAGCAAGGCGTCTATCCGCTGCCCGAAGCGCAGCTCGACCGTTTCCTGTTCAAGCTCGTCGTCGATTATCCCGACGCCGCCGAGGAACGCCGCATCGTCGCCGATCATGGCGGACGCTTCAAAAGCCCCGCGGTCGCCGATTTCGGCGTGACCAAGGTCGCCGATGCCAAGGCGATCGGCGCCGCGATCGACACGATCGCGACCGTCCGCCTCGCCGACGAGATCGTCGATTATATCGTCCGCCTCGTCCGCGCGACGCGCGAGAGCGCCGACCTGGAGTGCGGGGCCAGCCCGCGCGCCGCGACCCTGCTGGCGCGCGCCGCCTGCGCCGCAGCGGCGCTCGACGGGCGCGACTATGTGATCCCCGACGATATCCAGCGCCTCGCCGCCGGCGTCCTGCGCCACCGCGTGATCCTGTCGGCCGCCGCCGAGATCGAGGGCCGCAATGTCGAACAGGTCGTCGCCGCGCTGCTCGAACGCGAGGAAGTCCCCCGGTGA